The following proteins are encoded in a genomic region of Chryseobacterium cucumeris:
- a CDS encoding S46 family peptidase yields MKRLFLLFTFLLGFAQMRADEGMWLLMLIKRLNGVDMQKEGLHLTPEEIYSVNNSSLKDAIVSFGGFCTGEIVSDKGLIFTNHHCGYGAVAAASTPEKDYLKNGFWAMKQKDEFNAKDLYVRFLVRMDDATQRINSKLNNNMTGAERKAVIDAETKAIQTENSENGKYTVVVKDFFNGNEFYYFVYQDYKDIRLVGAPPSSLGKFGGDTDNWEWPRHTADFTVFRVYADAAGNPAEYSPSNTPLKPKHFLPVSLKGIKPGDFSMILGYPGRTNRYLTSYGIQQMVTKDYPAWVEASKLAMDVMKKYMDKDKATQLNYASQYASVANYWKNRQGTIDAVEKNGTISDKQKIEETYNKWAAMPGNDQYNGVLEDIGIYYKQVSDRNVERNYATQFTRNAKYITLAAQVGSALKAYAAQDMQGRLAMKAKTEAAIKAAYENFNPALEGEMLAAMTSLYQARVKNPDVASATILGLDAKTVSNLAYSSIFANKTSATNFLLNPDALKLDADPLWKAANGIVADQKISTDRFVKIDDNFAKNNRLFLAGLMKAMPEKKFYPDANSTMRLTYGTVDKLPIRSDRNYFGVTDNYYTDMTGLVGKYKKGDEEFDLPQRVIDLYNLKDFGQYADAAGYMPVNFLSNNDITGGNSGSPVIDGDGNLIGIAFDGNSEALSGDIVFEPEWQKTINVDVRFVLWTIDKFAGARRLVDELKLVRDANTPADTKTKNSGTTTMPKKAKK; encoded by the coding sequence ATGAAAAGACTATTTCTACTATTCACTTTCTTACTGGGCTTTGCTCAGATGAGGGCGGATGAGGGGATGTGGCTGCTAATGCTCATCAAAAGACTTAACGGTGTTGATATGCAAAAAGAGGGTCTGCATCTTACGCCTGAAGAAATTTATTCAGTGAACAATTCAAGCTTAAAAGATGCTATCGTAAGTTTCGGTGGTTTCTGTACAGGGGAGATTGTTTCTGATAAAGGACTTATATTTACCAACCACCACTGTGGTTACGGTGCTGTTGCTGCGGCTTCTACACCAGAAAAAGATTATTTGAAGAACGGTTTCTGGGCAATGAAACAGAAAGACGAATTCAATGCAAAGGATCTTTATGTAAGATTTTTAGTAAGAATGGATGATGCTACGCAAAGAATCAATTCTAAGCTAAACAACAATATGACCGGAGCAGAGAGAAAAGCTGTTATCGATGCTGAAACTAAGGCTATCCAGACAGAAAACTCTGAAAACGGAAAATATACGGTAGTCGTAAAAGATTTCTTCAACGGAAATGAATTCTACTATTTTGTATACCAGGATTATAAAGATATCAGATTGGTAGGTGCTCCGCCTTCATCATTAGGAAAATTCGGAGGAGATACAGATAACTGGGAATGGCCAAGACACACTGCAGACTTTACCGTTTTCAGAGTGTATGCTGATGCTGCAGGAAATCCTGCTGAATATTCTCCAAGCAATACTCCGCTGAAGCCTAAGCATTTCCTTCCGGTTTCTCTTAAAGGAATTAAGCCTGGTGACTTCTCAATGATCTTAGGATACCCTGGAAGAACAAACCGTTACCTGACTTCTTACGGAATTCAGCAGATGGTAACTAAAGATTATCCGGCATGGGTTGAAGCTTCCAAATTGGCTATGGACGTTATGAAAAAGTACATGGACAAGGATAAGGCAACTCAGCTTAACTATGCTTCTCAATATGCTTCTGTAGCTAACTACTGGAAAAACAGACAAGGTACTATCGATGCCGTAGAGAAAAACGGAACTATTTCTGACAAACAAAAGATTGAGGAAACTTACAATAAGTGGGCTGCAATGCCAGGAAATGATCAGTACAATGGCGTTTTAGAAGATATTGGTATATACTACAAGCAGGTTTCTGATAGAAATGTTGAAAGAAACTATGCAACTCAGTTTACAAGAAATGCAAAATATATTACCCTTGCTGCTCAGGTCGGATCTGCTCTTAAAGCGTATGCTGCTCAGGATATGCAGGGAAGATTAGCGATGAAAGCTAAAACAGAAGCTGCTATCAAAGCTGCTTATGAAAACTTCAATCCTGCTTTGGAAGGAGAAATGCTTGCCGCTATGACCAGCCTTTACCAGGCAAGAGTTAAAAACCCGGACGTTGCTTCTGCTACTATTTTAGGACTGGATGCTAAAACGGTTTCTAATTTGGCGTATTCTTCAATCTTCGCCAATAAAACTTCTGCAACGAATTTTTTATTGAATCCGGATGCATTGAAGCTTGATGCTGACCCACTTTGGAAAGCAGCTAACGGAATTGTTGCTGATCAAAAGATAAGCACAGACAGATTTGTAAAAATAGATGACAACTTTGCAAAAAACAACCGTCTGTTCCTGGCTGGTTTAATGAAAGCTATGCCTGAGAAGAAATTCTACCCGGATGCAAACTCTACCATGAGATTAACATACGGAACGGTAGATAAATTACCAATCAGAAGTGACAGAAACTATTTCGGAGTTACTGATAATTACTATACAGATATGACCGGTCTTGTTGGAAAATACAAGAAAGGGGATGAAGAATTTGATCTTCCTCAAAGAGTGATTGATCTTTACAACCTTAAAGATTTCGGTCAGTATGCTGATGCTGCAGGTTACATGCCTGTAAACTTCCTTTCTAACAACGATATTACTGGAGGTAACTCTGGTTCTCCGGTAATTGACGGAGACGGGAACCTTATCGGTATTGCTTTCGACGGAAACAGCGAAGCATTAAGCGGTGATATCGTATTCGAGCCTGAATGGCAGAAAACCATCAATGTAGACGTTCGTTTTGTTCTTTGGACAATCGATAAGTTTGCGGGGGCAAGAAGATTAGTTGACGAGCTGAAGCTTGTAAGAGATGCCAATACTCCGGCGGATACAAAAACTAAAAACTCAGGTACTACAACAATGCCTAAGAAAGCTAAAAAATAA
- a CDS encoding META domain-containing protein, with translation MKKILLPLFTVLLLGVVLNCSSVPAKDPFLQRQWMLVSFDGFSKDQLMANKAEFNLTANKVKGKIQASSYMGCNRMSFMTEFKTGGNVKISKGVSTMKACQDMNLEMSFQKKIETMTHYSIDGHFLSLSDDHGNSMKFVAADWD, from the coding sequence ATGAAAAAGATACTATTACCACTTTTTACAGTTTTACTTTTAGGAGTTGTTTTGAACTGTTCTTCAGTACCCGCCAAAGATCCCTTTCTTCAAAGGCAATGGATGCTGGTTTCTTTTGATGGTTTTTCAAAAGACCAATTAATGGCTAATAAAGCCGAATTCAATCTGACAGCCAATAAGGTAAAGGGTAAAATTCAGGCGAGCTCTTATATGGGATGCAACCGGATGTCTTTTATGACTGAATTTAAAACAGGAGGAAATGTGAAAATCTCAAAAGGAGTGAGTACAATGAAAGCCTGTCAGGATATGAATCTTGAAATGTCTTTTCAGAAGAAAATAGAAACGATGACTCATTATTCTATTGACGGGCATTTTTTGAGTTTATCCGATGATCATGGAAATTCAATGAAATTTGTAGCTGCTGATTGGGATTAA
- a CDS encoding YdeI/OmpD-associated family protein: protein MDAKPIQFTAIIQQNGAMNAAFVEFPFSTEELFHKKGQVKIKALFDDKVEYRGSLAKMKSDCHILGLTQEIRKKLGKSFGDEVSVSLIEDKEERVIEIADDIALVFKENPEAKALFDAMSYTHRKEYIRWIEEARKPETRENRKIKMIQMILDGKKGI from the coding sequence ATGGATGCAAAACCTATCCAATTCACAGCCATTATTCAACAGAACGGAGCAATGAATGCTGCGTTTGTAGAATTTCCATTTTCTACAGAAGAATTGTTTCATAAAAAAGGACAGGTAAAGATAAAAGCCCTGTTTGATGATAAAGTTGAATACCGTGGAAGCCTTGCCAAAATGAAATCCGATTGCCATATTTTAGGCTTGACACAGGAAATCAGGAAGAAACTGGGTAAAAGCTTCGGAGATGAGGTTTCCGTCTCCCTTATTGAAGATAAGGAGGAAAGAGTTATTGAAATTGCAGATGACATCGCCCTTGTTTTTAAGGAAAATCCTGAAGCAAAAGCTTTATTTGATGCAATGAGCTACACCCACAGAAAGGAATACATCCGTTGGATTGAGGAAGCCAGGAAACCGGAAACCAGAGAAAACCGAAAGATAAAAATGATTCAGATGATTCTGGACGGAAAAAAGGGAATATAA
- a CDS encoding spondin domain-containing protein, with amino-acid sequence MNRFIFRTSVLAAATLAAFTLSSCRDSDNAMMTDTAFQRTITFENIVTPKDFVQSGSFQGTGTPPVIMPGQSVSVTFSAGKAQALMFATMYGASKDWFFASQQPGIKLFDANGNAITGDVSSSVRLWDNGTKNDTTGQAENKPVMQVPNVNASQLMKLNLSYNDVSSEFTLTITNTSGGTANETPFSPGVWAVSNYNGSQLLNSAPFFTPDALSNPEITDIAQMGNISKMMTKLNANTGIMTGLSPALVVVYRGDKNPIYELGKSDSGIGLKDIAQFGNVTKLQNSLKSLSDVKGVYVAGSAPVAPGSKVTTSFNAEPGDKIAYVTMFGFSNDWFYANEQNIDADTKGDLSSKTSLFDSGTGIDQYPGAGNHQALFGGTPQSENMSISKVGTQYPVPAVQHVIKVTIN; translated from the coding sequence ATGAACAGGTTTATTTTCAGAACATCAGTTTTAGCAGCAGCTACTCTAGCTGCATTTACTCTTTCTTCATGCCGTGATTCGGATAATGCCATGATGACGGATACGGCTTTTCAAAGAACTATTACTTTTGAAAACATTGTAACTCCCAAAGATTTTGTGCAAAGCGGAAGTTTTCAGGGAACGGGAACTCCTCCTGTTATTATGCCCGGACAATCGGTTTCTGTTACATTCAGTGCAGGAAAAGCACAGGCTTTAATGTTTGCTACGATGTACGGAGCTTCAAAAGACTGGTTTTTTGCGTCCCAACAGCCGGGTATCAAATTGTTTGATGCTAATGGAAATGCTATTACCGGAGATGTTTCTTCAAGCGTCCGGTTATGGGATAACGGAACCAAAAATGATACCACCGGACAAGCTGAAAACAAGCCTGTCATGCAGGTTCCTAATGTCAATGCTTCCCAGCTTATGAAACTCAATCTCTCTTACAATGATGTAAGTTCGGAATTTACCCTCACGATTACCAATACATCCGGCGGAACGGCCAACGAAACTCCTTTTTCTCCAGGTGTATGGGCTGTTTCCAATTATAATGGCTCTCAACTTCTGAACAGTGCTCCGTTTTTTACTCCTGATGCTTTATCAAATCCTGAAATTACAGATATTGCTCAAATGGGAAATATAAGTAAAATGATGACGAAACTGAACGCAAACACAGGAATTATGACCGGGCTTTCTCCTGCCCTGGTGGTTGTGTACCGCGGCGATAAAAATCCAATTTATGAATTAGGCAAATCAGACAGCGGAATAGGTCTGAAAGACATTGCACAGTTTGGAAACGTAACCAAGCTTCAAAATAGTCTGAAATCTCTATCTGATGTGAAAGGTGTATATGTTGCGGGGAGTGCTCCTGTAGCACCGGGAAGCAAAGTAACAACAAGTTTTAATGCTGAGCCGGGCGATAAAATTGCCTACGTAACAATGTTCGGATTTTCCAATGACTGGTTCTATGCCAATGAACAAAATATTGATGCGGATACTAAAGGTGACCTTAGTTCAAAAACTTCACTATTTGATTCCGGGACGGGCATTGACCAATATCCGGGAGCCGGAAATCATCAGGCTCTGTTTGGGGGAACTCCACAAAGTGAAAACATGAGCATTTCCAAAGTAGGAACCCAATATCCTGTTCCTGCTGTACAGCATGTGATTAAAGTAACCATCAACTAA
- a CDS encoding beta strand repeat-containing protein — protein MKKILSLFWILIGFFMGLSQAPEKMSYQAVMRNGSGQLLVNQAIAVKVSILQGSPAGAAVYSERLTGNTNANGLISLEIGTGTVLTGTFATINWPAGSYYLKTETDPAGGTSYTIVGTSQLLSVPYAMYAKSAGGGGGSFAIPYSTTVNNASTLFSLINDGDGTSLEGVSNATTSNISAVRGIVNSASPGGFSSAVRGINNGTGGLGVGVYGSQAGSGWGVYGVTPNGLGVYGNASANGTGVYANSNTGTGLTATSNNGIPASISIFNNANNNVALSASSVGNGTVINVTTSGNGAGVRSSTGAGFGLHGITSSQTSAGVVGDNNGGGEAVVGRTTSDIAGAVVGRNDGGGYGVRGFVATNTAGTGIGVYGQVGLNNSTGRAGRFENFNNTNTDANTFEVASNGNGNIPDNTKGNAASFVLNNTNSVGAAVRGEVNTIFGNFGAAAIFGVSSGTGGRAGLFYASNPAGNGSSLIALTDGNGNAITANAGKDGNGVETNIDGAGNALYAWVPTFATGRAGRFNIFNESNTSDVITVTTVGNGIAGNFKVDKVTGTSPAVRGEVNSQFANFGTAGIYGISSGTGGYAGLFHASNPAGNGPALIAIADGNGNGITANASNTGDGVETTADGTGNAIYAWVPNFSNGRAARFVNFNTSNTNPALTVETHSAGSLALFKSGNPGTVNVARIDNTGKGFFNGGTQNSGADVAEAFDVKGNISEYEPGDILVISTKADRTVEKSSTPYSTLVAGVYATKPGVLLTEEHIDIDISNKAPMGVIGVIPTKVCLENGKIKRGDLLVTSSKAGVAMKANIKKVKIGQVIGKALQDYDQKEIGKIQVLVNIK, from the coding sequence ATGAAAAAAATATTATCACTGTTTTGGATTCTGATAGGTTTCTTTATGGGACTTTCTCAGGCTCCGGAAAAAATGAGTTACCAGGCTGTCATGAGAAACGGATCCGGACAACTTTTAGTCAATCAGGCCATTGCTGTAAAAGTAAGCATATTACAGGGATCTCCTGCCGGAGCCGCAGTCTACTCTGAAAGACTCACCGGAAACACAAATGCCAACGGACTTATCAGCCTTGAAATAGGAACCGGAACTGTACTTACAGGAACATTCGCTACCATCAACTGGCCTGCAGGAAGCTATTATCTAAAAACAGAAACAGATCCTGCCGGAGGAACCAGCTATACCATAGTAGGAACCAGCCAGCTGTTAAGTGTTCCTTATGCAATGTATGCCAAATCTGCGGGTGGCGGCGGCGGAAGCTTTGCCATTCCTTACAGCACAACTGTTAATAATGCTTCGACTCTGTTTTCATTGATCAACGATGGAGATGGTACTTCTCTTGAGGGAGTAAGTAATGCTACCACATCCAATATTTCTGCAGTAAGAGGAATTGTAAACAGTGCTTCTCCCGGTGGATTTTCCAGTGCTGTACGTGGTATTAACAATGGTACAGGAGGACTTGGAGTCGGGGTTTACGGAAGCCAGGCCGGAAGCGGCTGGGGAGTATATGGTGTTACTCCGAACGGACTGGGTGTATATGGTAATGCCAGTGCCAACGGAACCGGGGTTTACGCCAACAGTAATACAGGAACAGGTCTTACTGCTACCAGTAATAACGGGATTCCCGCAAGTATTTCAATCTTTAATAATGCGAATAATAATGTTGCCCTCAGTGCATCCAGTGTAGGAAACGGTACGGTTATCAATGTTACCACTTCAGGAAACGGAGCCGGAGTCAGAAGTTCTACAGGAGCCGGATTCGGGCTGCATGGAATAACTTCCTCACAGACTTCCGCCGGTGTTGTAGGTGATAACAATGGTGGTGGTGAAGCTGTAGTGGGCAGAACCACCAGCGATATTGCCGGAGCAGTCGTAGGCCGTAATGACGGAGGCGGATATGGAGTAAGAGGATTTGTAGCGACCAATACAGCCGGAACGGGTATCGGTGTTTACGGTCAGGTAGGTTTAAATAACAGTACCGGACGTGCGGGAAGATTTGAAAATTTCAACAATACAAATACTGATGCTAATACTTTTGAAGTGGCATCTAACGGAAATGGAAACATCCCTGATAATACCAAAGGCAATGCTGCTTCTTTTGTACTCAATAATACCAATAGTGTTGGAGCTGCTGTAAGAGGGGAAGTCAATACTATTTTTGGAAATTTTGGTGCTGCCGCTATTTTTGGTGTTTCATCCGGAACCGGAGGGCGAGCCGGGCTATTTTACGCTTCCAATCCTGCCGGAAACGGATCATCACTGATCGCTTTGACAGACGGTAACGGTAACGCCATTACAGCCAATGCGGGTAAAGACGGCAATGGGGTTGAAACCAATATTGACGGTGCCGGAAATGCGCTTTATGCATGGGTTCCTACTTTTGCTACAGGACGTGCAGGAAGATTTAATATTTTCAATGAATCAAACACCAGCGATGTTATCACTGTAACCACTGTTGGAAACGGTATTGCAGGTAATTTCAAGGTAGATAAAGTGACCGGAACCTCTCCTGCAGTAAGAGGAGAAGTCAATTCTCAGTTTGCCAACTTCGGCACAGCAGGAATTTATGGAATATCTTCCGGAACCGGAGGATACGCAGGTCTATTCCACGCTTCCAATCCTGCCGGAAACGGCCCTGCCTTGATTGCCATTGCAGATGGTAACGGTAATGGTATCACCGCTAATGCATCCAACACTGGAGATGGTGTAGAAACCACTGCAGACGGAACAGGAAATGCTATCTATGCCTGGGTTCCTAATTTTAGTAATGGCCGGGCAGCCAGATTTGTTAATTTTAATACATCAAATACGAACCCTGCACTTACTGTAGAAACCCACAGCGCAGGATCTTTGGCTCTGTTTAAATCCGGAAACCCGGGAACCGTAAATGTTGCCCGTATCGATAATACCGGAAAAGGATTTTTCAATGGCGGTACACAAAACAGTGGTGCTGACGTTGCAGAAGCTTTTGACGTTAAAGGAAACATTTCCGAATATGAACCTGGTGATATTCTTGTTATTTCAACAAAAGCAGACAGAACGGTTGAAAAATCATCAACGCCCTATTCTACTCTTGTTGCAGGAGTGTATGCTACCAAACCGGGGGTACTGCTTACGGAAGAACACATCGACATTGATATTTCCAATAAAGCGCCAATGGGTGTTATTGGTGTTATTCCAACCAAAGTATGCCTTGAAAACGGAAAAATAAAAAGAGGGGATCTCCTGGTAACTTCATCTAAAGCAGGTGTTGCCATGAAAGCCAATATTAAAAAAGTAAAAATTGGTCAGGTAATCGGAAAAGCACTTCAGGATTATGACCAAAAAGAGATTGGAAAAATTCAAGTATTAGTCAACATAAAATAA